In Streptomyces sp. NBC_00448, the following are encoded in one genomic region:
- a CDS encoding sugar phosphate isomerase/epimerase and 4-hydroxyphenylpyruvate domain-containing protein → MLVEAPGSLFARQPGEYVATYKPAMVGGTVALTATVPGATVARRLTDAVCINQIVHSCDRSGTMRRTLATVCLSGTLPAKLAAAAAAGFDAVELFEPDLVSTPLGPAQVRERCADLGLGIDLYQPFRDAEGLTPPVFERVLHRLDAKLAVMRQLGTDLLLVCSNVGRDSIADDSLIAEQLVRMADRAQQAGVRLAYEALAWGHHVNTVDHAWRIVKSCDHPALGLCLDSFHILARGTDPALLASVPGEKMFFLQLADAPHIGVDMLQWSRHWRSFPGQGDFDLTGFMTRVLEAGYRGPWSLEVFNDVFRQADTTSTAVDAMRSLLALEDQVRPGTLPAAAPPHEVCFAELAAADPEPLVGLMRGLGFTRAGRHRDKPVDLWERGRARILLNTAGYRRRDGAAVAAIGLETPQPQSLAARAEALKVPAALRRQAPGESEVPCVEAPDGTQIFLCTTDRSDLGSWIADFPPPRHSAPSTDASAAAGESPPQIIGIDHLALTQPWHRFDEAVLFHRAVLGLAVHPQFDLADPHGLFRSRAMTSAGRREQQGVRIALNVAPAPDQHVAADQHVALACRDVRAAVRDARARGVVFLRIPENYYADLAARFDLDEAVLGELRDLRLLYDRDEGGELLHCYTASVGRVCIELLERVSDYRGFGAVNAPVRLAVQHTG, encoded by the coding sequence ATGCTCGTCGAGGCACCGGGATCGCTGTTCGCGCGGCAACCGGGGGAGTACGTCGCGACGTACAAGCCGGCGATGGTCGGCGGCACCGTCGCGCTCACTGCGACGGTTCCTGGTGCGACGGTTGCCCGCAGGCTCACCGACGCAGTATGTATTAACCAGATAGTTCATTCGTGCGATCGGAGTGGGACGATGCGCCGAACCCTAGCGACTGTATGCCTGAGCGGGACGCTCCCGGCGAAGCTGGCGGCAGCCGCCGCGGCGGGGTTCGACGCTGTGGAGCTCTTCGAACCGGACCTGGTCTCCACGCCGTTGGGCCCGGCGCAGGTTCGGGAACGCTGCGCCGACCTCGGTCTGGGGATCGATCTCTATCAGCCGTTCCGGGATGCCGAAGGGCTCACCCCGCCGGTGTTCGAGCGCGTGCTGCACCGCCTGGACGCGAAGTTGGCGGTCATGCGGCAACTCGGCACGGATCTGCTGCTGGTGTGCTCCAACGTCGGCCGGGACAGCATCGCCGACGATTCGCTGATCGCCGAACAGCTGGTCCGGATGGCCGACCGTGCGCAGCAGGCCGGTGTCCGTCTGGCTTACGAGGCCCTGGCCTGGGGCCACCACGTGAACACCGTCGATCACGCCTGGCGAATCGTCAAAAGCTGCGACCATCCCGCTTTGGGCCTGTGTCTGGACAGCTTCCACATCCTGGCTCGCGGCACCGACCCGGCGCTGCTCGCCTCGGTTCCGGGCGAGAAGATGTTCTTCCTCCAACTCGCCGACGCGCCCCACATCGGCGTGGACATGCTGCAGTGGAGCCGCCACTGGCGATCCTTCCCCGGACAGGGCGACTTCGACCTGACCGGGTTCATGACACGGGTCCTCGAAGCCGGCTACCGCGGACCGTGGTCCCTGGAGGTCTTCAACGACGTCTTCCGGCAGGCCGACACCACCAGTACGGCCGTCGACGCCATGCGTTCGCTGCTGGCCCTGGAGGACCAGGTTCGTCCCGGGACCCTGCCCGCGGCCGCGCCGCCGCACGAGGTCTGCTTCGCCGAACTCGCGGCGGCGGACCCCGAGCCGTTGGTCGGTCTGATGAGGGGGCTCGGGTTCACCCGCGCCGGCCGGCACCGGGACAAGCCGGTGGACTTGTGGGAACGGGGCCGGGCCCGGATCTTGCTGAACACCGCCGGGTACCGGCGCCGGGACGGCGCCGCCGTGGCCGCAATCGGGCTGGAGACGCCACAGCCGCAGTCCCTTGCCGCTCGTGCCGAGGCCCTCAAGGTCCCCGCGGCATTGCGCCGGCAGGCACCCGGCGAAAGCGAGGTCCCCTGCGTGGAAGCCCCTGACGGTACCCAGATCTTCCTGTGCACCACCGACCGCTCCGACCTCGGGAGCTGGATCGCGGACTTCCCGCCGCCGCGCCACAGCGCCCCGAGCACGGACGCCTCAGCCGCGGCCGGGGAATCGCCCCCGCAGATCATCGGTATCGACCATCTGGCGCTGACCCAGCCATGGCACCGCTTCGACGAAGCCGTCCTGTTCCACCGTGCCGTCCTGGGGCTGGCCGTCCACCCGCAGTTCGACCTGGCCGACCCGCACGGTCTCTTCCGCAGCCGCGCCATGACCAGCGCCGGCCGGCGGGAGCAGCAAGGCGTCCGTATCGCGCTCAACGTCGCCCCCGCACCTGACCAGCACGTCGCGGCCGACCAGCACGTCGCCCTGGCCTGTCGGGACGTGCGGGCGGCAGTCCGTGATGCCAGGGCCCGTGGTGTCGTCTTCCTGCGGATTCCCGAGAACTACTACGCCGATCTCGCCGCACGGTTCGACCTGGACGAGGCGGTGCTGGGCGAACTGCGCGACCTGCGGCTGCTGTACGACCGTGACGAGGGAGGAGAACTGCTGCACTGCTATACGGCTTCGGTCGGCCGGGTCTGTATCGAGTTGCTGGAGCGGGTGTCCGACTACCGGGGTTTCGGCGCCGTCAACGCGCCGGTGCGCCTGGCTGTCCAGCACACCGGCTGA
- a CDS encoding outer membrane protein assembly factor BamB family protein: protein MTGAAATAAVATTSVTLATDARAASADNLALPVPQQPVSLAAPRQNWPKVGGDLGNKNYSTLARIDRRNVTKLGGAWHTNLEGGDTSQGQQSTVVAQNGVLYVQTTQQNVFAVNGRTGTVLWKTNVGTSRTNMRGVALGDGLVFSISGANILHALDQTTGKVVWKTQLMNEDASSGGGDTGGCDPGGECGGTVGTLAGAVVHWDGLIYVGMQGSTAGARGRAYALNARTGKVAWTFWSCPGTGEYGNDTWAGDSWQTGGAVCWLHPAVDPDTSTVYWAFGNPYPRTDGSSRMGTNLFANCLLALDAKSGKRKWHFQSVHHDIWDYDNVMSPLLLDLRISGKTRKVVVYGSKVGMFYILDRHTGEGIHGIEERPVPQQAEQLTWPTQPYPGGEPFIPASFPTPENTTRPVPFYPNGGRFTPFWDRATIVYPGAGGGADWAAHSFSESTGYVYVGYGLINSSYSNTHGGRVNTARPLGQYNSGGFAAVDPRTNTVVWQRDHPTALSHGTGFLSTAGRLLFRGSLDGVLSALDDATGQELWTFQCGAGANTCPVTYEIDGEQYVAILAGGNGLPYPDIPKGDHLWAFKLGGKVAPAPTPEPPNPRNDITTTPVAGSSVNNTITLGRTWSSTTKAPSTTENLVSTGAMAPQSLTVPVGTTVTFLNPSGNAQAHGAVSFFENEFDSGQLTPGQSFTHTFTKAGEYFFNDPEYPQATGKIVVG from the coding sequence TTGACAGGAGCAGCGGCCACGGCCGCGGTCGCCACCACGAGCGTGACGCTGGCGACTGACGCACGAGCCGCATCCGCCGACAACCTGGCGCTGCCCGTCCCACAGCAGCCCGTCAGCCTGGCGGCCCCGCGGCAGAACTGGCCCAAGGTCGGGGGCGACCTGGGCAACAAGAACTACTCGACCCTCGCCCGCATCGACCGCCGCAATGTCACCAAGCTCGGCGGTGCCTGGCACACGAACCTGGAAGGCGGGGACACCTCCCAGGGCCAGCAGTCCACGGTGGTGGCCCAGAACGGCGTCCTGTACGTCCAGACCACCCAGCAGAACGTCTTCGCCGTCAACGGCCGCACCGGGACGGTGCTGTGGAAGACCAACGTGGGCACGTCCAGGACCAACATGCGCGGCGTCGCCCTGGGGGACGGCCTGGTCTTCTCGATATCCGGCGCCAACATCCTCCACGCCCTCGACCAGACCACCGGCAAGGTGGTCTGGAAGACGCAGCTGATGAACGAGGACGCCAGCAGCGGCGGCGGCGACACCGGCGGCTGCGACCCCGGCGGCGAGTGCGGCGGCACGGTCGGCACCCTGGCCGGCGCGGTCGTCCACTGGGACGGTCTGATCTACGTCGGCATGCAGGGCAGCACCGCCGGCGCCCGCGGGCGCGCCTACGCCCTGAACGCCAGGACCGGCAAGGTCGCCTGGACCTTCTGGAGCTGCCCCGGCACCGGCGAGTACGGCAACGACACCTGGGCCGGGGACAGCTGGCAGACCGGTGGCGCGGTGTGCTGGCTGCACCCTGCCGTCGACCCCGACACCTCCACCGTCTACTGGGCGTTCGGCAACCCCTACCCGAGGACCGACGGTTCCAGCCGCATGGGCACCAACCTGTTCGCCAACTGCCTTCTGGCACTGGACGCCAAGAGCGGTAAACGCAAGTGGCACTTCCAGTCCGTGCACCACGACATCTGGGACTACGACAACGTCATGTCCCCGCTGCTGCTGGATCTGCGGATCTCCGGGAAGACCCGCAAGGTCGTGGTCTACGGCAGCAAGGTCGGGATGTTCTACATCCTGGATCGTCACACCGGCGAGGGAATCCACGGCATCGAGGAGCGGCCGGTCCCGCAGCAGGCCGAGCAGCTGACCTGGCCCACCCAGCCCTACCCGGGCGGCGAGCCGTTCATCCCAGCGTCCTTCCCCACCCCGGAGAACACCACCCGGCCGGTGCCGTTCTACCCCAACGGCGGGCGCTTCACCCCGTTCTGGGACCGGGCGACCATCGTCTATCCGGGCGCGGGTGGCGGGGCCGACTGGGCCGCCCACTCCTTCAGCGAGTCCACGGGCTACGTCTACGTCGGCTACGGCCTGATCAACTCCTCCTACTCCAACACCCACGGCGGGCGTGTCAACACCGCCCGCCCGCTCGGCCAGTACAACAGCGGCGGCTTCGCCGCAGTCGACCCGCGCACCAACACCGTGGTCTGGCAACGCGACCACCCCACCGCCCTGTCCCACGGCACCGGCTTCCTCAGCACGGCCGGGCGGCTGCTGTTCCGCGGCAGCCTCGACGGTGTCCTCAGCGCGCTGGACGACGCCACCGGCCAGGAGCTGTGGACCTTCCAGTGCGGGGCCGGAGCCAACACCTGCCCGGTCACCTACGAGATCGACGGCGAGCAGTACGTCGCGATCCTGGCCGGCGGCAACGGCCTGCCCTACCCCGACATCCCCAAGGGCGACCACCTGTGGGCGTTCAAGCTGGGCGGGAAGGTCGCCCCCGCGCCGACCCCCGAACCGCCGAACCCCCGCAACGACATCACCACCACCCCGGTCGCGGGCAGCTCCGTCAACAACACGATCACCCTGGGACGGACCTGGTCCTCGACCACCAAGGCGCCGAGCACCACCGAGAACCTCGTCTCCACCGGCGCGATGGCCCCCCAGTCGCTGACGGTGCCGGTCGGCACCACCGTGACGTTCCTCAACCCGTCCGGCAACGCGCAGGCCCACGGCGCGGTCTCGTTCTTCGAGAACGAGTTCGACAGCGGACAACTGACGCCGGGCCAGTCCTTCACCCACACCTTCACCAAGGCCGGCGAGTACTTCTTCAACGATCCCGAATACCCGCAGGCCACCGGAAAGATCGTCGTCGGCTGA
- the pqqC gene encoding pyrroloquinoline-quinone synthase PqqC, whose product MTAPTLPDLSTGDRLPWPEPEFEARLRELATSRYHDRHPFNQRMHQGRLSPDELRRWIVNRFHYQRHIPVKDALILAKLDRPDLRRAWLRRIQDHDGREGDDGGIERWLRLGEAAGLAREDLWSAEHVLPGVRFAVQGYVDLCRNRPVLEAVASSLTELVAPTIMVTRIGAFQDHYSWIEPEGLAYFERRVDQGTRDGREALALVLSWARTRGRQQAALDALAYKCEVLWSLLDAVALGPDGSPC is encoded by the coding sequence GTGACCGCGCCCACCCTGCCGGACCTTTCCACCGGCGATCGGCTTCCCTGGCCCGAGCCGGAGTTCGAAGCGCGTCTGCGCGAACTCGCGACCAGCCGCTACCACGACCGCCACCCCTTCAACCAGCGCATGCACCAAGGCCGGCTCAGCCCGGACGAACTACGCCGCTGGATCGTCAACCGCTTCCACTACCAGCGCCACATCCCCGTCAAGGACGCCCTGATCCTGGCCAAACTCGACCGTCCGGACCTGCGCCGCGCCTGGCTGCGGCGCATCCAGGACCACGACGGACGCGAAGGAGACGACGGCGGCATCGAACGCTGGCTCCGCCTCGGCGAGGCTGCCGGCCTGGCCCGCGAAGACCTGTGGTCCGCCGAACACGTCCTGCCCGGCGTCCGCTTCGCCGTCCAGGGCTATGTCGACCTGTGCCGCAACCGGCCCGTGCTGGAGGCGGTCGCCTCCTCCCTCACCGAGCTGGTCGCCCCGACGATCATGGTCACCCGCATCGGTGCCTTCCAGGACCACTACTCCTGGATCGAGCCCGAGGGCCTGGCCTACTTCGAGCGCCGCGTCGACCAGGGCACCCGCGACGGACGCGAAGCTCTCGCCCTCGTCCTGTCCTGGGCGCGAACCCGCGGCCGGCAGCAGGCCGCCCTCGACGCCCTGGCCTACAAGTGCGAGGTCCTGTGGAGCCTGCTCGACGCCGTCGCCCTCGGCCCGGACGGATCGCCGTGCTGA
- a CDS encoding TetR family transcriptional regulator: protein MPAVDADSPRPRRTRDPAGTQAEILRVARREFARLGFHGARVDEIAAQTRTTKRMIYYYFGSKEALFVKVLETAYEQIRMAESNLDIEHLDPEAAIRRLAALTMQHHEDNEDFVRLVALENIYEAAHMQAVPEFAASNSPALTVVERILEAGCASGVFRKDADAVDVHAMISSFCFFRVANRHTFAALFGRDLAAPALREHHSTLLGDMVVAYLTSAPSAEPVATTGAGTLR from the coding sequence ATGCCTGCCGTCGATGCTGACAGCCCCCGGCCGCGACGTACCCGAGACCCGGCAGGCACCCAGGCGGAGATTCTGCGAGTGGCTCGCCGGGAGTTCGCCAGACTCGGCTTCCACGGGGCCCGTGTGGACGAGATCGCCGCGCAGACCCGCACCACCAAGCGGATGATCTACTACTACTTCGGCAGCAAAGAAGCGCTGTTCGTGAAGGTCCTGGAGACCGCGTACGAGCAGATCCGCATGGCCGAGAGCAACCTCGACATCGAGCACCTCGATCCCGAGGCCGCGATTCGCCGGCTCGCCGCGCTCACGATGCAGCACCACGAGGACAACGAGGACTTCGTCCGTCTGGTGGCGCTGGAGAACATCTACGAGGCTGCCCACATGCAGGCCGTCCCGGAGTTCGCCGCGTCCAACTCGCCGGCTCTGACGGTGGTGGAACGCATCCTGGAGGCCGGTTGCGCGTCCGGCGTGTTCCGCAAGGACGCGGACGCGGTGGACGTGCACGCGATGATCAGCAGCTTCTGCTTCTTCCGCGTCGCCAACCGGCACACCTTCGCCGCCCTGTTCGGCCGGGACCTCGCGGCGCCGGCGCTGCGGGAGCACCACAGCACTCTGCTCGGGGACATGGTCGTCGCCTACCTGACGTCCGCTCCCTCCGCGGAGCCGGTGGCGACGACCGGAGCAGGGACGTTGCGGTAG
- a CDS encoding ThuA domain-containing protein, which translates to MSTPFSKIRDRLRSRRLTALVAAVLASLAVFTVMTAGGANANQGGNGLPYYANGVDPQFGVCRGIDPSCYHKWVNFNPAKNGYHVLVFTKTAGPRHADLGPALGPGLDPPLTAANAVQNGMVALGKANGFSVDWTEDTSVFANPATLEKYNAILFFTSRTALDDAAQTSLRIYMEAGGAFIGVHNAFGTEYNWNWYLGLLGNAQLFDHGPLQTGTVSVTAKDSSTRSLPHSWTGEDEWYNLSSRPTGVKILATVSEKSMPTNPPAGYNGSPGMGSFHPVAWCQYYDGGRAFLTTLGHDAQDWTIGSSYPGAAQFQSLLVNGIKSAMGQTPFCTA; encoded by the coding sequence GTGTCCACACCATTCAGCAAGATCCGGGACCGCCTGCGGTCCAGACGGCTCACCGCCCTGGTGGCCGCGGTGCTCGCGTCCCTGGCGGTCTTCACCGTGATGACCGCCGGCGGCGCCAACGCCAACCAGGGCGGCAACGGCCTGCCGTACTACGCCAACGGCGTCGACCCGCAGTTCGGGGTGTGCCGGGGCATCGACCCGTCGTGCTACCACAAGTGGGTCAACTTCAACCCGGCCAAGAACGGGTACCACGTCCTGGTCTTCACCAAGACCGCCGGGCCGCGCCACGCCGACCTCGGCCCCGCGCTGGGCCCGGGCCTGGACCCGCCGCTGACCGCCGCCAACGCGGTGCAGAACGGGATGGTCGCGCTCGGCAAGGCCAACGGCTTCTCCGTGGACTGGACCGAGGACACCAGCGTGTTCGCCAATCCCGCGACGCTGGAGAAGTACAACGCGATCCTGTTCTTCACCTCCCGGACCGCGCTCGACGACGCCGCCCAGACCTCGCTGCGCATCTACATGGAAGCCGGCGGTGCGTTCATCGGGGTCCACAACGCCTTCGGCACCGAATACAACTGGAACTGGTACCTGGGCCTGCTCGGCAACGCCCAACTCTTCGACCACGGGCCGCTGCAGACCGGCACGGTCAGCGTGACGGCCAAGGACAGCTCCACCCGGAGCCTTCCGCACTCCTGGACCGGTGAGGACGAGTGGTACAACCTCTCCAGCCGCCCGACCGGAGTGAAGATCCTGGCCACCGTCAGCGAGAAGTCGATGCCGACGAACCCGCCGGCCGGCTACAACGGCAGCCCGGGCATGGGCAGTTTCCACCCGGTCGCCTGGTGCCAGTACTACGACGGCGGCCGAGCGTTCCTGACCACCCTCGGCCACGACGCGCAGGACTGGACGATCGGCTCCAGCTACCCCGGAGCCGCCCAGTTCCAGAGCCTGCTGGTCAACGGCATCAAGTCCGCCATGGGCCAGACCCCCTTCTGCACCGCCTGA
- a CDS encoding response regulator transcription factor — MTDRPIRLLLADDHPVVRAGLRAVLETEPGLVVVAEAATAEEAVTRAVRGDIDVVLMDLQFGKGMNGAEATAAITARPGAPRVLVVTTYDTDADTLPAIEAGATGYLLKDAPPEELAAAVRTAAAGRTTLAATVADRLMHRLRTPGATLTRRETEVLALVAKGLSNGAVGDRLHLTEGTVKSHLAHIYAKLDVDSRTAAVATATELGLIRRR, encoded by the coding sequence GTGACCGACCGCCCCATCCGCCTGCTCCTGGCCGACGACCACCCCGTCGTACGGGCGGGGCTCCGCGCCGTGCTGGAGACCGAACCCGGCCTCGTCGTGGTGGCCGAAGCCGCCACCGCCGAGGAGGCCGTCACCCGCGCCGTCCGAGGAGACATCGACGTCGTCCTCATGGACCTCCAGTTCGGCAAGGGGATGAACGGCGCCGAGGCCACCGCCGCCATCACCGCCCGCCCCGGCGCGCCCCGCGTGCTGGTCGTCACCACCTACGACACCGACGCCGACACTCTGCCCGCCATCGAGGCCGGCGCGACCGGCTACCTGCTCAAGGACGCCCCGCCCGAGGAGCTGGCCGCCGCCGTACGCACGGCCGCCGCGGGCCGTACCACCCTGGCGGCCACCGTCGCGGACCGCCTGATGCACCGGCTGCGCACCCCCGGTGCCACTCTGACCCGGCGCGAGACCGAAGTCCTGGCCCTGGTCGCCAAGGGCCTGTCCAACGGGGCCGTCGGCGACCGGCTCCACCTCACGGAAGGAACCGTCAAGTCCCACCTGGCGCACATCTACGCCAAGCTCGACGTCGACTCCCGCACCGCCGCCGTCGCCACCGCGACCGAACTCGGCCTCATCCGCAGGCGGTAG
- the pqqD gene encoding pyrroloquinoline quinone biosynthesis peptide chaperone PqqD has product MLSTWNPSLARHVRLRHDPVRDADLLLLPERVVVLRGSAAEILRLCDGIRSVDVIVGELSAAHPDAPIDREVPAFLERVRIRGWLT; this is encoded by the coding sequence GTGCTGAGTACCTGGAACCCGTCCCTCGCCCGCCACGTCCGCCTGCGCCACGACCCGGTGCGAGACGCCGACCTGCTGCTCCTGCCCGAGCGGGTCGTGGTGCTGCGAGGCAGCGCCGCCGAGATCCTGCGGCTGTGCGACGGCATCCGCAGCGTCGACGTGATCGTGGGCGAACTCAGCGCCGCGCACCCCGACGCCCCCATCGACCGCGAGGTCCCCGCCTTCCTGGAGCGGGTCCGCATCCGAGGATGGCTGACATGA
- the pqqE gene encoding pyrroloquinoline quinone biosynthesis protein PqqE: MTPVPPPWALLAELTHACPLQCGYCSNPLQLVRPHSELTTDQWCRVMGEAGAMGVVQAHLSGGEPLLRPDLVPIARAAGEAGIYTQLVTSGVGLTERRLSELTAVGLGCVQLSVQHPDADANDSIAGRRAFTEKQAAAAVIRAAGLPFGLNVVLHRRNIEALDRIIELALEWGADRVELANAQFYGWAQLNRRTLLPTVAQLRRAAAQVDAWRNRLGSRLELVWVVPDYLDGTPKPCMGGWGAVSMTVAPDGTVLPCPAAASITTLTFDNVRELALADIWNRSPAFTAYRGTDWLPSPCRSCPRKEEDFGGCRCQAFALTADAGRTDPACSLSPDHGLLREVLHDTGDEAPVPRSYRNVPAPVVATGSAEGADVR; encoded by the coding sequence ATGACTCCCGTGCCCCCGCCCTGGGCGCTGCTGGCCGAACTGACCCATGCCTGCCCGCTCCAGTGCGGGTACTGCTCCAACCCCCTGCAACTCGTCCGCCCGCACTCGGAGCTGACCACTGATCAGTGGTGCCGGGTGATGGGCGAGGCCGGTGCCATGGGCGTCGTCCAGGCCCACCTCTCCGGCGGCGAGCCGCTGCTGCGCCCCGATCTGGTACCGATCGCCCGGGCCGCCGGCGAGGCCGGCATCTACACCCAGCTGGTCACCAGCGGCGTCGGGCTGACCGAGCGGCGGCTGAGCGAGCTCACCGCTGTCGGCCTGGGCTGCGTGCAACTGTCCGTGCAGCATCCCGACGCGGACGCCAACGACTCCATCGCGGGGCGTCGTGCCTTCACGGAGAAGCAGGCCGCGGCCGCGGTCATCCGCGCCGCCGGCCTCCCCTTCGGCCTCAACGTCGTCCTGCACCGCCGGAACATCGAAGCCCTCGACCGCATCATCGAACTCGCCCTGGAGTGGGGAGCCGACCGGGTGGAGCTGGCCAACGCCCAGTTCTACGGCTGGGCGCAGCTCAACCGCCGCACACTGCTGCCCACCGTGGCGCAGTTGCGCCGGGCAGCCGCTCAGGTCGACGCCTGGCGTAACCGGCTCGGGTCCCGGCTCGAACTGGTGTGGGTGGTGCCGGACTACCTCGACGGCACGCCCAAACCGTGCATGGGCGGCTGGGGCGCGGTCTCGATGACGGTCGCCCCGGACGGAACGGTCCTGCCCTGCCCCGCGGCCGCGTCCATCACCACGCTGACGTTCGACAACGTCCGGGAGCTGGCCCTGGCGGACATCTGGAACCGCTCGCCCGCGTTCACCGCCTACCGCGGCACGGACTGGCTGCCGTCGCCGTGCCGGAGCTGTCCACGCAAGGAGGAGGACTTCGGCGGATGCCGCTGCCAGGCCTTCGCACTGACCGCGGATGCCGGGCGGACCGATCCGGCCTGCTCCCTCTCCCCCGACCACGGCCTTCTCCGCGAGGTGCTCCACGACACCGGCGACGAGGCGCCGGTGCCACGCTCCTACCGCAACGTCCCTGCTCCGGTCGTCGCCACCGGCTCCGCGGAGGGAGCGGACGTCAGGTAG
- the pqqB gene encoding pyrroloquinoline quinone biosynthesis protein PqqB, whose translation MRLRVLGTAAGGGLPQWNCACPGCAGARAHPELRRRHASLAFKTSPGRWYLVNATPDLGEQIEAHPELHPGPARRHTPLAGVVLTDAELDHTLGIARLREGEAVEIWSSPTTYRAVTDGLGLDRVLSPYTELRHRPIGPRPVRMDPDLAGTVDVSAVPVSSKRPRYARTLDLDGQDWVVALRLHDTATGRTLLYAPSVAAWTPALGDAVAEADCVILDGTFWDEDEPGRNGMSPATSTGMGHLPVTGADGSAVRLARSARGSVYYTHLNNTNPLNDPASEENRVLAEAGLHVAAEGMVIDL comes from the coding sequence GTGCGACTGCGTGTCCTGGGGACCGCGGCCGGCGGCGGACTGCCTCAGTGGAACTGCGCGTGCCCCGGCTGCGCCGGGGCACGCGCCCACCCCGAGCTCCGCCGGCGCCACGCCTCCCTGGCTTTCAAGACCTCACCCGGCCGGTGGTACCTCGTCAACGCCACTCCCGACCTGGGAGAGCAGATCGAGGCCCACCCCGAACTCCATCCCGGGCCGGCCCGGCGCCACACCCCTCTCGCCGGCGTCGTCCTGACCGACGCCGAACTCGACCACACCCTCGGAATCGCCCGGCTTCGCGAAGGCGAGGCCGTCGAGATCTGGTCCTCCCCCACCACCTACCGTGCGGTGACCGACGGGCTGGGGCTGGACCGCGTCCTGTCCCCCTACACCGAACTGCGCCACCGGCCGATCGGCCCCCGACCGGTCCGAATGGACCCGGACCTGGCCGGAACCGTCGACGTCTCCGCCGTACCCGTCAGCAGCAAACGACCGCGCTACGCCCGGACCTTGGACCTCGACGGCCAGGACTGGGTGGTTGCCCTGCGCCTGCACGACACCGCCACCGGCCGCACTCTGCTGTACGCCCCGTCCGTGGCAGCGTGGACACCGGCTTTGGGCGACGCCGTCGCGGAAGCCGACTGCGTCATCCTCGACGGCACGTTCTGGGACGAGGACGAGCCCGGCCGCAACGGCATGAGCCCCGCCACCTCCACCGGCATGGGACACCTGCCGGTCACCGGGGCCGACGGGTCCGCCGTCCGTCTGGCCCGATCCGCGCGGGGCAGCGTCTACTACACCCACCTCAACAACACGAACCCCCTCAACGACCCCGCCTCCGAGGAGAACCGCGTGCTCGCCGAAGCCGGACTCCACGTGGCAGCGGAGGGAATGGTGATCGACCTGTGA